One stretch of Corynebacterium imitans DNA includes these proteins:
- a CDS encoding glycine--tRNA ligase yields the protein MAASKIDTVVNLCKRRGLVFPAGEIYGGTRSAWDYGPLGVELKENIKRQWWRHMVTSRPDTVGVDTSIILPRQVWEASGHVEVFTDPLVESLHTNKRYRADHLLEAYEEKHGHPPANGLADINDPETGQPGNWTEPKEFSGLMKTYLGPVDDKEGLHYMRPETAQGIFVNFKNVMTSARLKPPFGIANIGKSFRNEITPGNFIFRTREFEQMEMEFFVKPGEDEKWHQYWIDNRYDWYVDLGINPDNLRLYEHPQEKLSHYSKRTVDIEYAYEFAGSKWGELEGVANRTDYDLKTHAEASGEDLSYYDQQNEERWIPYCIEPAAGLGRAMMAFLIDAYHEEEAPNAKGGTDTRVVLKLDRRLAPVKVAVLPLSKKPELAEPAQELATKLRQHWNVDFDTSGAIGRRYRRQDETGTPFCVTYDFDSLEDGAVTVRERDTMEQERVKIDELEAYLAARLIGC from the coding sequence ATGGCAGCCAGCAAGATCGATACCGTCGTCAACCTTTGCAAACGCCGCGGACTGGTGTTTCCCGCCGGTGAGATCTACGGCGGTACCCGCTCTGCCTGGGACTACGGCCCGCTCGGTGTTGAGCTGAAGGAGAACATCAAGCGCCAGTGGTGGCGCCACATGGTCACCTCCCGCCCCGACACCGTTGGCGTCGATACTTCGATCATCCTGCCGCGCCAGGTGTGGGAAGCCTCCGGCCACGTCGAGGTGTTTACTGACCCGCTCGTCGAGTCGCTGCACACCAACAAGCGTTACCGTGCCGACCACCTGCTCGAGGCCTACGAGGAGAAGCACGGCCACCCGCCGGCCAACGGGCTCGCCGACATCAACGACCCGGAGACCGGCCAGCCGGGCAACTGGACCGAGCCGAAGGAATTCTCCGGCCTGATGAAGACTTACCTCGGCCCCGTCGACGACAAGGAAGGCCTGCACTACATGCGCCCGGAGACGGCGCAGGGCATCTTCGTCAACTTCAAGAACGTGATGACATCGGCGCGCCTGAAGCCGCCGTTCGGCATCGCCAACATTGGTAAGTCCTTCCGCAACGAGATCACCCCGGGTAACTTCATCTTCCGCACCCGTGAGTTCGAGCAGATGGAGATGGAGTTCTTCGTTAAGCCGGGCGAGGACGAGAAGTGGCACCAGTACTGGATCGACAACCGCTACGACTGGTACGTCGACCTCGGTATTAACCCGGATAACCTGCGCCTTTACGAGCACCCGCAGGAGAAGCTGTCGCACTACTCCAAGCGCACCGTCGACATCGAGTACGCCTACGAGTTCGCTGGCTCCAAGTGGGGCGAGCTTGAGGGCGTGGCCAACCGCACCGACTACGACCTGAAGACGCACGCCGAGGCCTCCGGCGAGGACCTGTCCTACTACGACCAGCAGAACGAGGAGCGTTGGATCCCGTACTGCATCGAGCCCGCCGCCGGTCTTGGCCGCGCCATGATGGCGTTCCTCATCGACGCCTACCACGAGGAGGAGGCACCGAACGCGAAGGGCGGCACCGACACCCGCGTCGTGCTCAAACTGGACCGCCGCCTCGCGCCGGTGAAGGTCGCCGTGCTGCCGCTGTCGAAGAAGCCGGAGCTCGCCGAGCCCGCGCAAGAGCTCGCAACCAAGCTGCGCCAGCACTGGAACGTCGACTTTGACACCTCCGGCGCGATCGGCCGCCGCTACCGCCGCCAGGACGAGACCGGTACCCCGTTCTGCGTGACCTACGACTTCGACTCGCTCGAGGACGGCGCGGTCACCGTGCGCGAGCGCGACACGATGGAGCAGGAGCGCGTGAAGATCGACGAGCTCGAGGCGTACCTGGCCGCCCGTCTGATCGGCTGCTAA
- a CDS encoding ArsR/SmtB family transcription factor, with protein sequence MYSPDHPAPNLDLTAGLISALDSRTRIEILLLLAERNHVVREIVEKLGRSQPSISQHLKVLKSLRLVAAFRRGREIIYSLPRMEIIDVIYALGKVAEDTLPDPSEERKRAKKSRKPKKPQRTQKAQQTRTSQQPHDERKHEPPTNAPPRPVYISSAIPIEEFEKLHRRNNDHGARAFDSRATVDRYGTAATHQQPQRTDPQTRSADDAPADGDC encoded by the coding sequence ATGTACTCGCCCGACCACCCAGCCCCGAACCTTGACCTGACCGCCGGTCTCATCAGCGCCCTCGATTCCCGAACGCGCATCGAAATCCTGCTCCTGCTGGCGGAACGCAACCATGTGGTCCGCGAAATCGTGGAGAAGCTTGGCCGGTCGCAGCCGTCGATCTCCCAACACCTGAAGGTGCTCAAAAGCCTGCGGCTCGTTGCCGCATTCCGCCGCGGCCGCGAGATCATCTATTCCCTGCCCCGGATGGAAATCATCGACGTTATCTATGCGCTCGGCAAAGTCGCAGAAGACACGCTGCCGGACCCGTCTGAAGAGCGGAAGCGGGCAAAGAAGTCGCGAAAACCCAAGAAACCGCAGCGGACCCAGAAGGCGCAGCAGACCCGAACCTCGCAGCAGCCGCACGATGAGCGCAAGCACGAACCGCCGACCAACGCGCCGCCGCGGCCGGTGTACATCAGCTCCGCAATCCCAATTGAGGAATTTGAGAAACTCCACCGTCGGAATAACGACCACGGGGCCCGCGCCTTCGACAGTAGGGCTACGGTAGACAGGTATGGCACAGCAGCGACGCACCAACAACCCCAAAGAACCGATCCCCAAACTCGGTCCGCGGATGACGCGCCAGCGGACGGCGATTGTTGA
- a CDS encoding Fur family transcriptional regulator — protein MAQQRRTNNPKEPIPKLGPRMTRQRTAIVETLRDVDKFATAKDIHEELQLRGEKAGLTTVYRTLQSLAEINAVDVLQNSEGETLYRHCLTEHHHHHLVCTKCGRSEEIDGGPIESWAKDTADAFGYKLLAHDAEIYGVCAPCTEKGGE, from the coding sequence ATGGCACAGCAGCGACGCACCAACAACCCCAAAGAACCGATCCCCAAACTCGGTCCGCGGATGACGCGCCAGCGGACGGCGATTGTTGAGACGCTGCGCGACGTCGACAAGTTCGCCACCGCGAAAGACATCCATGAAGAACTCCAACTGCGCGGCGAAAAGGCCGGGCTGACCACCGTCTACCGCACCTTGCAGTCGCTGGCGGAGATTAACGCCGTCGACGTGCTACAAAACTCCGAGGGCGAAACGCTCTACCGGCACTGCCTCACCGAGCACCATCACCACCACCTCGTCTGCACCAAGTGTGGGCGCAGCGAGGAAATCGACGGCGGCCCAATCGAGTCGTGGGCGAAAGACACCGCGGATGCGTTTGGCTACAAGCTCCTCGCCCACGACGCCGAGATCTACGGCGTCTGCGCGCCGTGCACGGAGAAGGGCGGCGAGTAG
- a CDS encoding isoprenyl transferase, with protein sequence MTSRQIDPEFIPRHIALVMDGNGRWAQQRGLKRTEGHKQGEAVLMDCVDACIELGTVKWLSAYAFSTENWRRAASEVRFILGFSRDVLHRQRDELHEKNVRIVWAGRRPRLWRSVLRELEAAEELTQDNTGLTLAMCINYGGRAEIIDGVRKLAADAREGKIRPQDITEKSFSQYLYRPDMPDVDLFLRPSGEKRTSNFLLWQSAYAEMVYQDKLFPDFTKDDLFDAVYEYAKRDRRFGGAVDKFADK encoded by the coding sequence ATGACTTCGCGCCAGATCGACCCTGAATTCATCCCCCGCCACATCGCGCTCGTCATGGACGGCAACGGCCGTTGGGCGCAGCAGCGTGGCCTCAAACGCACGGAAGGCCACAAGCAGGGCGAGGCGGTGCTGATGGACTGCGTGGATGCGTGCATTGAGCTAGGCACGGTCAAGTGGCTGTCGGCGTATGCGTTTTCCACCGAGAACTGGCGGCGCGCGGCCTCTGAGGTTCGCTTCATCCTCGGCTTTTCCCGCGACGTCCTGCACCGCCAGCGCGACGAGCTGCACGAGAAGAACGTCCGTATTGTGTGGGCGGGGCGCAGGCCGCGGCTGTGGCGCTCTGTGCTGCGCGAACTCGAAGCCGCGGAGGAACTCACGCAGGACAACACCGGCCTGACCTTGGCCATGTGCATTAACTACGGTGGCCGCGCAGAGATTATCGACGGGGTGCGCAAGCTCGCTGCCGACGCCCGCGAGGGGAAGATCCGCCCGCAGGATATTACCGAGAAGTCTTTCTCCCAGTACCTCTACCGCCCCGACATGCCGGACGTGGACCTGTTTCTGCGCCCGAGCGGGGAGAAGCGCACGTCGAACTTCCTGCTCTGGCAGTCCGCCTACGCGGAGATGGTCTACCAGGACAAACTCTTTCCGGACTTCACAAAGGACGACCTGTTCGACGCGGTCTACGAGTACGCGAAGCGCGATCGCCGCTTCGGCGGCGCGGTAGACAAGTTCGCCGACAAGTAG